A region of Corynebacterium glucuronolyticum DSM 44120 DNA encodes the following proteins:
- a CDS encoding sulfurtransferase encodes MALEIDPDTHQQEYAHPEHVVSASWLAAHAGMRGLVIVESDADGYQYDLGHIPTAIRIHPQAELSDPLRRDILSAEPFAQLMEDKGISPSDTVVIYGDSANVWACYTAWIMRQYGHEDVRILDGGRDAWAGEERELVFSFPIPARVSYPTPEVTSLSSRMLVGELHDRLGSLQLVDVRSPGLFDGSEASGAARDGHIPGAQNIPWKSTLQPSGRFSDAETTRQPYANLDPHAPTVVYCNGGAQASHTAFILESLLGFTDVTVYDGSWTEWGNMIGMPIDRA; translated from the coding sequence GTGGCTTTGGAGATCGACCCGGATACACACCAACAGGAGTACGCGCACCCCGAGCACGTTGTGAGCGCCTCATGGCTTGCCGCCCACGCAGGAATGCGTGGGCTCGTTATTGTGGAAAGCGATGCGGACGGGTATCAGTACGATCTTGGACACATTCCCACCGCGATCCGCATTCACCCGCAGGCAGAGTTATCTGACCCCCTCCGCCGGGATATTCTCAGCGCCGAGCCCTTCGCACAACTCATGGAGGACAAGGGGATTTCGCCCTCCGATACGGTGGTGATTTACGGCGATTCCGCCAACGTGTGGGCCTGCTACACAGCATGGATCATGCGCCAGTACGGGCACGAGGATGTCCGTATTCTTGACGGTGGCCGCGATGCGTGGGCAGGCGAGGAGCGCGAGCTCGTCTTTTCGTTCCCCATCCCCGCGCGGGTGTCCTACCCTACTCCCGAGGTCACGTCTCTATCCTCCCGGATGCTCGTCGGTGAACTTCACGATCGCCTTGGGTCCCTGCAGCTAGTCGACGTCCGGTCTCCCGGTCTTTTCGACGGCTCGGAGGCCTCTGGCGCAGCGCGCGACGGGCACATCCCCGGCGCCCAAAACATCCCCTGGAAGTCCACATTGCAGCCTTCGGGGCGCTTCTCCGACGCGGAAACCACCCGGCAGCCCTATGCCAACCTCGACCCGCACGCGCCGACTGTGGTGTATTGCAACGGCGGAGCGCAAGCATCCCACACCGCCTTCATTCTCGAAAGCCTCCTCGGCTTCACCGACGTAACCGTCTACGACGGGTCATGGACCGAATGGGGCAACATGATTGGCATGCCCATCGACCGTGCCTAA
- a CDS encoding DUF3151 domain-containing protein, protein MEKKDLLAPPPIMLPAEPDLTAATPEDAAVAHPASPTVWAELAELALERHDAPTIAYAYARTGYHRGLDLLRKNGWKGWGPVPFSHEPNRGVLRAIAALAKAAKLIGENDEYDRLQKMLEDADPTVVQDLLS, encoded by the coding sequence ATGGAGAAGAAAGATTTACTAGCACCACCGCCCATCATGCTCCCGGCAGAGCCCGACCTCACCGCCGCCACCCCGGAGGATGCCGCCGTCGCGCACCCAGCCTCTCCCACTGTATGGGCGGAACTTGCCGAGCTTGCTCTCGAGCGCCACGACGCCCCCACCATCGCCTATGCGTACGCGCGCACAGGCTACCACCGAGGTCTCGATCTGCTGCGCAAGAACGGCTGGAAGGGGTGGGGTCCCGTGCCGTTTTCACACGAGCCGAACCGTGGGGTTCTGCGCGCTATCGCCGCGCTAGCCAAGGCTGCCAAGCTCATCGGCGAGAATGACGAGTACGACCGCTTGCAGAAGATGCTTGAGGATGCCGATCCGACCGTTGTCCAGGACCTGCTTTCCTAA
- a CDS encoding bifunctional metallophosphatase/5'-nucleotidase, with product MSNITRAIACITAATVSAAILTSPAFAQEATISKINIAAITDFHGHIETVTNKDGSLKEPGAAILACHMPKLADEGAAQIRVSAGDNIGGSTFVSSVDKDVPTIEALNAMGFVASAVGNHEFDQGWKDLSERIGINGDKLAKYTHLGANVEGETPELAPSYVEEVNGVKVGFVGAITDKLPSLVSPSGIEGITATAPIPAINAEADRLVKDGEADIVIALMHEDVALQSDSVLGSFSDNVAAVVGGHSHQFAQKTVEREGALPLVIVQAENYGTAVGDIDIEYDTTKRALTSITGSVQTVDEIAKDTDCVINPDAELTALVKKAHNKSEVLGQEIVAQNAPEMRRASDDLTAAGAGSSRGSESVLGNFIGEASKNYLAANSPVKPDLGVINAGGIRADIEGGDVTYSEAFLVQPFGNEIGYVEITGAALKDVLEQQWQADGSSRAVLMLGWSKNFSYTYDPAKPRGEKITSMSINGAPVDLNKTYTIAGNTFLLAGGDNFKGFTTGEVKTLGLMDLDAFIYGLKDKETTANPAQIGVGASISGKVKPGETITLDLSSLDYTVGGTATTVKATLGDASAEAQIDKTTKPEPGQDTFGTAKLTLTVPEGLSGDQRITITTDAGTEATIPVTISAGDDNNAGSGDDSHADATGSSDLADVLIGLSGAIMGLIAAIAAAIGLQTIFNQ from the coding sequence ATGTCAAACATCACACGTGCCATTGCCTGTATCACCGCAGCTACCGTCAGCGCTGCCATCCTCACCAGCCCTGCATTCGCGCAGGAAGCCACTATTTCCAAAATCAATATCGCCGCCATCACCGACTTTCACGGCCACATCGAGACCGTGACCAACAAGGACGGATCACTCAAGGAACCCGGTGCCGCCATCCTCGCCTGTCACATGCCGAAGCTTGCCGACGAAGGCGCCGCACAGATCCGCGTCTCCGCAGGAGACAACATCGGCGGTTCCACCTTCGTGTCTTCTGTAGACAAGGACGTGCCGACGATTGAGGCACTCAACGCCATGGGCTTCGTCGCGTCCGCCGTCGGCAACCACGAATTCGACCAAGGCTGGAAAGATCTCTCGGAGCGCATCGGAATCAACGGTGACAAGCTCGCAAAGTACACGCACCTTGGTGCCAACGTCGAGGGTGAGACTCCGGAGCTTGCCCCCTCCTATGTCGAGGAGGTCAACGGCGTAAAAGTCGGTTTCGTCGGTGCCATCACAGATAAGCTTCCCTCGCTCGTCAGCCCCTCCGGAATCGAGGGAATCACCGCCACCGCCCCCATCCCTGCCATCAACGCAGAGGCCGATCGCCTGGTCAAGGATGGCGAGGCGGATATCGTCATTGCCCTCATGCACGAGGATGTTGCACTGCAATCCGATAGCGTTCTCGGTTCCTTCTCCGATAACGTCGCAGCCGTCGTTGGCGGGCACTCTCACCAGTTCGCACAGAAGACCGTAGAGCGCGAGGGGGCACTCCCACTCGTCATTGTGCAGGCAGAAAACTATGGCACCGCTGTCGGAGACATCGACATCGAGTACGACACTACCAAGCGCGCCCTCACATCCATCACGGGATCCGTCCAGACCGTCGATGAGATTGCCAAGGACACCGACTGCGTCATCAATCCAGATGCAGAACTCACCGCATTGGTGAAGAAGGCCCACAATAAGTCCGAGGTACTCGGTCAGGAAATCGTCGCCCAAAACGCGCCCGAGATGCGGCGCGCCTCTGATGACCTCACCGCTGCCGGCGCCGGATCCTCCCGTGGCAGCGAATCAGTCCTGGGCAACTTCATCGGCGAGGCTTCCAAGAATTACCTCGCAGCCAACTCTCCCGTTAAGCCAGATCTCGGTGTTATCAACGCCGGCGGAATCCGTGCAGACATTGAGGGCGGCGATGTTACCTATTCTGAAGCCTTCCTCGTTCAGCCCTTCGGCAACGAGATCGGTTACGTCGAAATCACCGGCGCTGCTCTCAAGGACGTGCTGGAACAGCAGTGGCAGGCTGACGGTTCCTCCCGGGCCGTGCTCATGCTCGGTTGGTCCAAGAATTTCAGCTACACCTACGATCCCGCTAAGCCGCGCGGTGAAAAGATCACCTCGATGAGCATCAACGGTGCACCCGTTGACCTCAACAAGACTTACACCATCGCCGGTAACACCTTCCTTCTAGCAGGCGGCGACAACTTCAAGGGATTCACCACCGGTGAGGTCAAGACTCTTGGACTCATGGATCTCGATGCTTTCATCTACGGCCTCAAGGACAAGGAGACCACTGCTAACCCCGCACAGATTGGCGTTGGGGCATCGATCAGCGGAAAGGTCAAGCCGGGCGAAACCATCACCCTTGATCTCAGCTCCCTCGACTACACGGTGGGCGGCACTGCGACGACCGTGAAGGCAACGCTGGGAGATGCCAGCGCCGAGGCACAGATTGACAAGACCACCAAGCCGGAACCTGGCCAAGACACCTTCGGCACCGCGAAGCTCACCCTCACCGTTCCCGAGGGGCTCAGCGGCGACCAGCGCATCACCATCACCACCGATGCTGGTACGGAGGCGACCATCCCCGTGACTATCAGTGCCGGTGACGATAACAACGCTGGCTCCGGTGATGATAGCCACGCTGATGCAACCGGCAGCTCCGATCTTGCCGATGTTCTCATCGGCCTCAGCGGTGCCATCATGGGCCTCATCGCAGCGATCGCTGCGGCTATCGGCCTGCAGACTATCTTCAATCAATAA
- a CDS encoding acetyl/propionyl/methylcrotonyl-CoA carboxylase subunit alpha, whose amino-acid sequence MTVEQREIKKVLVANRGEIAVRIIRAAKDAGIPSVAVYAEPDANAPFVSLADEAFALGGQTSADSYLNFDKILDAAQKSGANAIHPGYGFLSENGDFAEAVINAGLIWIGPSPQSIRDLGDKVTARHIAERANAPMAPGTKDPVKDADEVVKFAEEHGLPIAIKAAFGGGGRGMKVAYTMDEVKDQFESATREATTAFGRGECFVERYLDRARHVECQVLGDQHGNVVVVGTRDCSLQRRFQKVVEEAPAPYLTDEQRTRLHESAKAICKEAGYYGAGTVEYLVGSDGLISFLEVNTRLQVEHPVTELTTGLDLVREQFRIAEGKELHIKEDPTPRGHAFEFRINGEDPGSGFIPSPGTVTTYKEPTGPGVRVDSGITEGSVIGGQFDSMLAKLIVYGETRLEALERSRRALAEYVIEGLPTVLPFHRHIVDNPAFVGTEDGFDVYTKWIEEEWENPLEPYTDDTEVDEDEQPSKKIVVEVNGRRVEVALPASLALTGGASGTKKHPKRRRGSGGKSNVSGDAVTAPMQGTIIKVNVEEGQEVAEGETVLVLEAMKMENPVKAHKAGKVTGLAAEAGSTVKKGDVLLEIKDAE is encoded by the coding sequence ATGACAGTAGAGCAACGCGAGATTAAGAAGGTCCTCGTAGCAAACCGTGGAGAGATCGCGGTGCGCATTATTCGGGCCGCCAAGGATGCGGGTATCCCCAGCGTTGCGGTGTATGCGGAACCAGACGCAAACGCACCATTTGTCTCGTTGGCGGATGAAGCTTTCGCATTAGGAGGCCAGACCTCCGCAGACTCGTACCTTAACTTTGACAAGATTCTGGATGCCGCACAGAAGTCCGGCGCCAACGCCATTCACCCCGGCTACGGCTTCCTCTCAGAGAACGGCGATTTCGCCGAGGCAGTCATCAACGCCGGCCTTATCTGGATCGGACCGTCACCGCAGTCCATTCGCGACCTTGGTGACAAGGTGACCGCACGGCACATCGCCGAGCGCGCCAATGCCCCGATGGCTCCCGGCACCAAGGATCCCGTCAAGGATGCCGACGAGGTTGTGAAGTTCGCAGAAGAGCACGGCCTGCCCATCGCTATCAAGGCCGCCTTCGGCGGTGGCGGACGTGGCATGAAGGTCGCCTACACCATGGACGAGGTGAAGGATCAGTTCGAGTCCGCCACCCGCGAGGCCACCACCGCATTCGGTCGTGGCGAGTGCTTCGTAGAGCGCTACCTCGACCGCGCCCGCCACGTCGAGTGCCAGGTTCTCGGTGACCAGCACGGAAACGTCGTGGTCGTAGGTACCCGCGACTGCTCCCTGCAGCGTCGTTTCCAGAAGGTTGTTGAGGAGGCTCCTGCCCCCTATCTCACCGACGAGCAGCGCACCCGCCTACACGAATCCGCCAAGGCAATCTGCAAGGAAGCAGGCTACTACGGCGCAGGTACCGTCGAGTACCTCGTCGGCTCCGACGGTCTCATTTCCTTCCTCGAGGTCAACACTCGCCTCCAGGTGGAGCACCCCGTCACCGAGTTGACCACTGGCCTCGACCTCGTTCGCGAGCAGTTCCGCATCGCCGAGGGCAAGGAGCTCCACATCAAGGAGGACCCGACACCCCGCGGCCACGCGTTCGAATTCCGCATCAATGGCGAGGATCCGGGTTCCGGCTTCATCCCCTCCCCCGGCACCGTTACCACGTACAAGGAGCCCACGGGCCCCGGTGTTCGTGTTGACTCCGGCATCACCGAGGGATCCGTCATCGGTGGTCAGTTCGACTCCATGCTAGCCAAACTCATCGTCTACGGCGAGACCCGTCTCGAAGCGCTCGAGCGCTCCCGCCGTGCGCTGGCCGAGTACGTGATCGAGGGGCTGCCCACGGTCCTGCCGTTCCACCGTCACATCGTGGATAATCCCGCTTTCGTCGGCACCGAAGACGGCTTCGATGTGTACACGAAGTGGATCGAGGAAGAGTGGGAGAATCCGCTCGAGCCCTACACGGATGACACCGAGGTGGACGAGGATGAGCAGCCGTCCAAGAAGATCGTCGTGGAGGTCAACGGACGCCGCGTCGAGGTGGCGCTGCCTGCAAGCCTCGCCCTCACTGGCGGTGCCTCCGGCACCAAGAAGCACCCCAAGCGCCGTCGCGGCAGTGGTGGCAAGTCCAATGTCTCCGGCGATGCAGTTACCGCGCCGATGCAGGGAACCATCATCAAGGTGAACGTCGAGGAAGGCCAGGAGGTTGCTGAAGGCGAAACCGTCCTTGTCCTCGAGGCCATGAAGATGGAGAACCCGGTCAAGGCTCACAAGGCTGGTAAGGTCACAGGCCTGGCAGCTGAGGCAGGTTCCACCGTGAAGAAGGGCGACGTGCTCCTCGAAATCAAGGATGCCGAGTAA